The sequence AACTGAACTTCTGTGTTTCCCCGCAACTGCGAACACAATACTTGGCTCATGAAAAGTCTCAGTAAATTCTGAAGCTGGTACCTGATTCTCTTCCCCCTATTCatcccccctacacacacaacTACCCTCTCAGCCAAACCCCCCACTTCCACCCCACAGCGTCTCTGAGGAGCCCAGACTCCCCTCAACCAAGGCCTCAGCACCTCGGCCCTTCATCTCAGGAGCGAGTGGGGTTGCCGTGGTTTTTCCACACCTCCCTGACTCgagctctcttcttccctttcaaaCGGGTCAGCTAGTAGTCAAAACCAGAGCCCTGTGGTCTGGGGGTGGTTTTGTGCTCAGGAGGGAGGCGAGGACCGTAGGGGAGCCTTGCGTGTTTGTCCCTCGCATTTTCCGGGGTGGCGGCGCCAGGGAACTCTTCACGAGGCTGCAGCACTCCAGGCTCCGGCTCGGGCCGCGCGTCTCGGCTCCTCCCTCCTGTGCCTGTCAGCCGCCGGGAGCTGGCAATCGGGCGCGTGGTCGGGGTTGGAGACGTCGGAGATTGGAGAGCacactctcccctccacccccgctcAGAGTGAGCGTGTGCGGGAAGAACAATTGTGTGTGAGTGCGTGATTCGCTACACTTCGAGTGGCAGTTCTCAGCCAGAAtgagcgcccccccaccccgtgcgcAGCGCAGataccccctcccccgccccgcaaTTACTTCCAGTTCGCCTTTCGCCGCCAACTCCCAGCTCGCTTATGGTCCAGTTCTGCCCTCTTGGGGTCCCATTTCCTTCCACCCGGACCGCTGGGGGCAGCGAGAAGCCCTCCGTCTTCCCCGACGGGTCCGAGGTCCCAAGTTTCTAAGGAGCCAGGAGCACcgactctggggggggggggggcggagggcggGGAGACGAGGAAAGACGACTGTGACTTTGGGATTGGCCTGGCCTGCTGCATGTGGCCCCCAGCAGCAgccgccacccccgccccacaACTGCCGCCGCAGCCCCAGGGGAGCGCGGAGGAGGAGCCGCTCCCCGACTTCGTGGCCCACAaaggggtgggggtcaggggcgGTCTCCCCCGCCGCATGCGTTCCTGCCCTGAAGGCTCAGCCCGCTTCCAGGGCAGCCATTGCCATGGAGACCCCCGAGGCTATAAAGCCAGGTGTGCAGGCATGCGGCGGCTCCCGCGCCGCTGAGCCCCTCAAGTAAGGAGCAAGCGCCCCGGCGCGGCCCGGCCCCCGCGAgcagggaggaggcggaggagcgGCGCCAGCAGCTTGAGGAGCGGCGCGCCCCGCCAGGGCTGGAGGCAGGCGCGCTCGGCGGGCGCCACCGTCTCAGCAGGGGAGCGGGGGCTGCCTCGGGTGCGGGTGAGTGGCGCGGCTCCAAGCCACGAGGGACGGAGGGGCACCGGACACGCGGAAAACAgcgggagagacagaaaggggccgAGCTTTCGCTCTCGTAGTCTTGTAGCGGGCCAGGAGCGGAGCTCAGAGTAGCGAGCAACCTACACTTCCAGGCGGGAAGCTCAGGGAAGGAGCAGCGAGACGCCAGGCGTGCGGCTCAGGAGCGGCGGGGCAGCGGAAGCCGCGGGAGCAAAAGACTGGGAACATCAGGACCCTCGGCTGCAGCCGCCCACGCGCGGAGAGAGCCGAACCAGAGCACCAGCGGGGCCCAGAGCCCGGCGGGGCGCGGGAACAGGGGCGCCCCCGTGCGGAGCTGCTGGGCCGCCTGGGAGCGGCGGCCGGGGTCATGCTCAAGCCCAAGGACCTGTGCCCCCGAGCGGGTACGCGCACCTTCCTGGAGGCCATGCAGGCGGGCAAAGTGCACCTGGCCCGCTTTGTGCTGGATGCGCTGGACCGCAGCATCATCGACTGCCGCGCAGAGCAGGGCCGCACGCCGCTCATGGTGGCGGTGGGCCTGCCGGACCCCGCGCTGCGCGCGCGCTTCGTGCGGCTACTGCTGGAGCAGGGTGCAGCAGTGAACCTGCGGGACGAGCGCGGCCGCACGGCACTCAGCCTGGCTTGCGAGCGCGGCCACCTGGACGCCGTGCAGCTGTTGGTGCAGTTCAGCGGCGACCCGGAGGCGGCCGACTCGGCGGGCAATAGCCCAGTGATGTGGGCGGCGGCGTGCGGCCATGGGGCGGTGCTCGAGTTCTTGGTGCGCTCTTTCCGCCGCCTCGGCCTGCGCCTCGACCGCACCAACCGAGCGGGTCTCACCGCTCTGCAACTGGCCGCCGCCCGCGGCCACGGGACCTGCGTGCAAGCCCTCACCGGGCCCTGGGGccgcgcagccgccgccgccgcggcccggGGCTCCAACTCCGACAGCCCCCCTGGCCGTCCGGCTCCCGCGCCCAGCCCCGAGCGTCGACGACCCAGTCCTCGCCGCTTACCTCGGCCTCTCCTGGCGCGCTTTGCGCGAGCGGCCGGCGGCCACGGTCACGGTGGCGAGGCAGGATCAGGGGGCAAGGGCTCTGGCCGGCACCGAGCACAGGGCAGCGACAGGCCCGAGCTGGGCCGGAGCATGAGCCTGGCGCTGGGTGCTGTAACCGAGGAGGAGGCGGCTCGTCTGCGGGCAGGAGCCCTGATGGCCCGACCACAGTCGCCCCAGTCTTCGGGGACCGGGAGGTGGCGTTCGCAGGAGGTGCTGGAGGGAGTGCCTCCGACCTTAGTGCAAGCCCCCATTGGCCTTAGCCCCCACCCGGAGGGCGGCCCCGGCTCTGGCCGTTTGGGTTTGCGCCGACGCTCCACAGCTCCAGACATCCCCAGCCTGGTCGGGGAGGCACCAGGGCCCGAGAGCGGCGCAGAGTTAGAGGCCAACGCGCTGCCCCATTCGGGGCCTGGGCCTCAGCCTTGGCAGGCAGGCACAGAGGCCATGGTGCTGCACTCTCAGCGGTAAACAGCGTCGAGGTTGAGCCCTGCACCCCCTGCTCTTAATGTCTCGCCTCCACTGGGATTTCTCTCTTCCAGGTCCTTCATTTAACTGGCAGTTTCCCGGCCTGTGATCCAGAACCTGTCCCCCACTGCCAAGGCAAGACCTTTACCAACCCTCTCTCTGAAAAGagcccctattttatttcttttttgtgcttgTTGGTATTCCCTGCCTAGGTCTCTCGCCTTCCCTACAGTCTACCTTTCCTGTCCTGGAAGAGGAAGAGTAGAAGACTGGTTCCACATGCTACAGCCTTCCAGCCAGGAAGATGGACCCCCTACTCTGAGCCCTAAGGCTCAGTTCTGAGTCTTGTGGGACTCCAGCCCGGACACTTCCTCCTGGCCAGTCTCCCACACCCTAGTAGCCAGGCAGCAGAAGAGTTGACTTGTAGAACAAAGGCCTAGCCTCCCCCCTCTGGGTAGTGATAAGACAGTAATTCGCGTGACCTAAGTCTCCCTTCCTCTTAAGTGTTGGAGAAGGAGAGCAAGGAGACTGGCCTCTGAGCCCTTCTGGACAGGAGGGCTGATTGTGAAGGAGTCTGAAGGTTACGTTTTTCTGGGGAGAAACTTCTGCCTCCAGACAATGAGAGCATATTTGGGGGTGGCAGAGGCCTTGGTATTGAATGCTGGTTGTCTTCTGAAACAGCTCCTGGGTGATTCCAGCTCCCTGTGCCTCTGGCCGACCCAGGATTCAACTTCATTGATGATGGGGGGTCATTGCCCCACACTAACCCCTACCCAGCCCAGCTCCCAGCACCTGAGCCAGCCTGTACTTCAGCTCGGGGGCATTTGAGTTTTATCTTTGAGGTCGTGTCTCTCGTGACCCAGCCTTACTTCTGCTAACTGTTAGAGGCCTGAAATGAAAGGACTTGGcacttccccgcccccaccacctcccagctCCCCCCGTCCCGCATGTGGGTGCCATGTGGGTGCTCCCGCAGGGTGGAACGGTTGCGAAGGCTTGGCTTAATTGTATTTCTTCCAATCCTCAAAGAACTCGTGTTTTGAGTCTTTGTATATGAAGCAGAAAGCAGCGGGTCTGATCCGAGGCTTAAGAACCTGACAATGTCTCTTTAAATAGAAGCTCTGCGAGGGGGATAATTGACTGAAGTGTTTGCCACGTTGAACGGCGGCGCGAGGGAGTCGGGAAGCCCACACGAGCCGCAGGTCCGGGTTTAAATTACATCAAACTCTGGCGAGAGCTGGAAGGGGGCTGTTAAAGGGCTCCTACTTCTCGCTGGGCTGTTAATGGAGGGCAGGGCGGATGGTAGATGCTGGAGGTCGAGACCAAggacccctgcctctgccccagcgCGTGGGACGCAGGCCGGGCAAAGCTTCATTACTGGGCAGATTAGTGAGTCAGAGGCAACCGTGGAGAGGTGGTTAAAAACCCTTTTCCGGCGTggtccttcctctcctcccctcccctgcctcctctttGTGCTGGCCTAAGAGGGGGATTCTAGGAGGTCGGGTGAACGCGTGCCCTAGGACCCTGCGGAAACCCTAGCACGGGTACCTGTGCGCCCAGCCCGCGGGATGGCTGCGCTTGGGGGCTTTTTTTGTGAACCCCGAAGGTTGAGCGTGCAGCGCCTAACCCGTCTGAGGTGGGGGCTTTTCAAGGCGTCGATCTAAAACGCCTTTGCAGAACGAAAGGTTTCTCACCATAACTCTAAGGGGACTGCCCAGAGAGAATGATCTCTGCTGAGAAGTtgggtcggggaggggggggggaggtgagtgGGCGTTGTATAGATGTCAGACACCTTCCCAATCCTTCTGCTCCTCAAAAGtcagccaccccaccccaccccaccccaccccaccccaccccgcactGGACGTGATCTCTGGTGCCCCCTGGTGGCAGCGCTGCGCCTACCTCGCGGCGCCCTGGCTCGGGGTTCAGACTTTTTCTGGTTTCACTTGGGATCACGGCAATGTACTTCTCCCTCCGTGTGCATTTACCCATGGACTCCCCTTACTCTTGTAGTATATTAAATCCGGATACTTGAAGCCATTTCCCAGCAGTGGAGTGAGGGACAGTAAACAAAAAACCCGGATTTGGAGTAGCAGAAGCCCAGACCCTTCTTCACTAAGGACCCCAAGATCTTCCAAATTAAGGCTCCCAAGTCCAGAGAGTTCCTGCTCTCTTCTGAAAAACAGGGGCTTCCAACCCCTTCTTTATAATTTCTGAACCTTGGGACCTGCATTGTTTTCTTCTGATGAGATTTGCTTTCGTTTTGGGGGTGTATTGCCCTCCTCTCATTCCTTTCTCCTCAGACATCTGCCTCTCCTTAGTCCCACTGTCTGGGTGGTGGGTGAAGGATACAGAAGCACCTGAAAAGCCAGGTGGAGAGGatctggggtgggatgggggataACTGGACATCCCAAGCACAAACTcttgcccccccgccccccactccggCCGATCCCTGCTTGTTCACTTATTCCCTTTCTGACTGTGTTTAATTTCCACGGTGTTTTTAATGGTGTAAGAATACAAGTATTTTGACTTCTTCAAAACACTGTAAAGTCTGGGGTGAACATTAGGTTGATGGTGCTGTCATCTTTCAAATGTTGCTGACCTGTGGCTTTCTGGTTGAATGTCACCCTGGGCCTTCCTTATTGAGTAAACAATCATGAGGGCTCCTCTCCACGGAGGTGCCAAGGGCTTGGTGGTTGAAAGCATTGTTTCTAAAAGACCACAGCAGATCTTTCCTGTCTGCAATGAACTGTGTGTGACTGACTTTCTGTTCTTGCAGATTACTTACTAGTCCCAGCTCTGTGCAAAACTTCTACATCTCAGCACATTTTGCTCTCCTGAACTTCCTTCTCATTGTCAGCCCCCAGGCATTGAGGCTGGGGTCCTCTCTAGCTCGCTCACTTTAGAAGAGACCTTTCtaaacagttttcttttccaaTCCTTGTTGCTTTCATCGTTGTGAAGAGTCACACAGGCCACTGGAGCTCAGTACCCTAACATCAAACTCAGAACTAGGCTGCATGGGAGGCCAAATGACGTCCGCACACGCTTTTGGAATGACACTGGGCAGTGGAAGGACTATTACAACTCAGAAGAATAGTTAATAAATCCAGTATTATTCAGTTGCAAGAACTGGCCTCTCTTTGCCTCGCCAACTGCTCCTGATTCTGGGCTCCCTATGGAGTGACAAGAGGGTGTGCTTGCTTCCTGTGAAGGTTCTGCCTTCTGTCAGCCTCCATCCCTGCCTGTTCCACCGTGCACTGTGGCGGCCTCCTGAAGGAAGGACTCAGGTACTGCTTCCAACTGAGCTGGTGGGACCAGGACCCTGAGACCAGGGCAGTTCTCCAGGTGGGGCTGGtgtggggagcaggagaggggagcaggagcaggagtcTGTGTGACTCCTGGATGCTGGGTAAGAGGTTTCAGTgaaccctgggggtgggggtaggatgAACTCTCAGGAAGGAAGTGCTGGAATCAGTGTCAAAGCTAGAAGCTTAAAGATCATGCCATCTACCTCCCCTACCTGCAGGACTAGGACCAAGGTGTATTGATTTCCAGTCACTGCACTGCTGCTCCACAACCCCTCAGTTCTGAGAACAGAAACACAGACTGCTTTCTCCCTGGAAGCAGTTCCAGGCCACTTTCTATGGACAGCTGGAGGAAAGCAGCCTCTGACTTTCCTTGGAGTGGGAAGCAAAAGGGAGCAGGGAGACGCCAGTGCAGAAAGTGGCCATCAGCTCCAGTGGCTGCCCGCAGAGCCCCTGTGGTACCAGCAAGCAGAGCACATGGCCCTGGTTTTCCTGGCTGGGTTCTTCTCCCGTGGGAAGGAcagctctgtccctttctcagtTCTTTCAGTCCCAAGGGCCTTTCGCTTCCCGTTTCCCTTCTTATCCGCCC comes from Panthera tigris isolate Pti1 chromosome B3, P.tigris_Pti1_mat1.1, whole genome shotgun sequence and encodes:
- the ANKRD63 gene encoding ankyrin repeat domain-containing protein 63 — translated: MLKPKDLCPRAGTRTFLEAMQAGKVHLARFVLDALDRSIIDCRAEQGRTPLMVAVGLPDPALRARFVRLLLEQGAAVNLRDERGRTALSLACERGHLDAVQLLVQFSGDPEAADSAGNSPVMWAAACGHGAVLEFLVRSFRRLGLRLDRTNRAGLTALQLAAARGHGTCVQALTGPWGRAAAAAAARGSNSDSPPGRPAPAPSPERRRPSPRRLPRPLLARFARAAGGHGHGGEAGSGGKGSGRHRAQGSDRPELGRSMSLALGAVTEEEAARLRAGALMARPQSPQSSGTGRWRSQEVLEGVPPTLVQAPIGLSPHPEGGPGSGRLGLRRRSTAPDIPSLVGEAPGPESGAELEANALPHSGPGPQPWQAGTEAMVLHSQR